DNA sequence from the Treponema sp. OMZ 838 genome:
TAGTGTTTAATGCTTGCAGCATCTTTTGATAGAGTTCAGGTTTGGTACGATTTTCACTTGATTCCAAAAGCAGTATTTTACCCTTCCAATCATCAAGTGAGGGAAAGAGATTATACCGGCGGCACAGAGCAGGGCTGTCACTATGGCGGGTGTTGTCAAACATATCATACATTGTTTCAATACAGCCTCCGAGTATTTTACCGGAGAATACGGACTCCCCTTGTAATAATTCAAATCCATTGTTCCGGTGCCGCATTCTTTTTACACCGATCTGTGATTCATCAAATTCGGTACGCTCGCCATACCACATATCGCTCGGGCGGATTTCTTTTATTGTGCCGGTTGTAATCAATTCTTCAAAATACTTTTTTGAATATGGCAGCATTTCATCTTCAAGTTCGCAGATATCCGCCACAAACGACTGACCGTAAAAAGTGTTTACGCCTACGTTATGCAGCATAAAATGATTCATCGTCGTATCGGAGAATCCGAGGAAAATCTTTTTGCTATGCTGTACCGCCTTCCGTAATTCACCGTGTTCAAATAAATACGGCAGCAGCTTGTATGTGTCCTCTCCGCCGATTGCACACAGAATCATATCAATAGACGGATTGGAAAAAGCATCCAATAAATCCTGTGCACGTGCTTCGGGATGACTTTGAAGAAAATTAATTCCTTTACAGGCATTCGCAGTAGTAACAACTTCTATCCCATACGAGCGTAAACGCCTAAAGCCCAATTCTTCCTCGTGCTTAATAAACGGCTCGCCGAGCAAACCCCGTGAAAGACTGATAATCGCTATCTTTTTTACTGTCATGTTTTTTCTCCTATTATCACCATATACAGATATCAAAAAACTTCTATTACCCCTTTGTATGCACACGCTTTTTGTATCAATGACCCCTTTGCACCCATAGTAAAAGCAATATCGCTGCTTCGGATTGCCAACAATTTGTCTCCGGTCTTAATATCCAATGTTTGCATCAAAGATGGCGAAATATGAACTCCGTTATCTTTCAAGGTAAGCCAGCCGTATTTTCTTCCCTTATATGAAATCAACTCACCCTCTTTTAGTGTCTTATCCGCCAAACGAGGGTTTTCTTTTAAGATGTGATTGAGTGTTGAGCGAGAAAGCAGAGGCTCGCTCATCACACAAAATCCGCCCGTCTGCTTACTGCCGGAAACGATGTAAATATATTGCTCTTGGTGTAATTTATATTCTTCCACTGCCGGTGTCGGAAAAATGAGCGCTCCATCTTCCCGTATCTCAGACCAGCCGAAAATATATTTTCCGCCTTTACTCATCTGCGGCATGTTTACTTTCCTCCAATGCTTTTTTCGTTATGCGAATTGCACCGCTGCTGTGAATACGAACAACAGGATGCGGATCATGTTGTGCAAACCATTCCAGTTTTTCCAAGTACAGTTCTACAGAATGCGGCAGCCGTTTTCCCATTACCCGAAACATTTCAGGCGCCTCAATTCGTACGCGCTCTCCCTTATCCGATATCAACTCATAGAACAAATCCAATGTGTCGCAAAAAAGTTCCGGTGCATTCGTTGCGATATTTTCACAAGCCCACACAAACGCAAGCCGTACCGCTCCTGCTGTGTCGGAGCGCATATTCATCATTGTGTCAAAATAAGGAAGAATCAAATCCTTGTTTGCCCTGCCTATTCGTCCCAATGCGTTTACCGAGCGCTCCCGCAGTTTCGGATTACCGTCTTTTAAATAGCCCGCAATTTGTTCAATATACGGCTGCACCGATAACGGATACTGTAATCCCATTTCACCGAGAAGCCACAACGCTTTTGCTTGTACATCCGCTGAATACTGTTCGCCGAGTTTTGCTGCGACATCATCAATCGCTGTGTTCCAATGCACCTTGTCTTTTGTGATTACGCTTAATTCTTTCAGTATCGCTTTGTCTGTCATTGTACCTATTCACATAAAATTTTCTATTGTGCTTTCTCAGCCTTATCCTTCCGATGCAGGGCAACCGCATTAAAAATATTTTTAGCGGTTGCCTTCCTTCTGTGCGAAATTTTGCTTAAAATTTCGCACATTTTCCCAGTAAATGGGTAAACGTATAAGGTAAAGTAGATAAAAATCGCGGAAAAATTGAGACTGTGAGACCATTTGAACCGCAAAGAGGTTCAACTCTGGTCGAATAGTCTCAATTTTTCCGCGGGGTTGTTAAAAAAACGGCCTGATGCGTTTATCCTGCCTTCCGCCGCCGTTTCCTCAGACGCAGTATGATGAGCATTGCGGCTATTCCCAACGCGATAAATACCCAGCCGTACAGCAGTGCGATACAGACTGCGGCAAAGGCCTGTACTCCGCCTTTTATTGCATCCCATACCGGCATAAAAAGTGAACCGGTTTCCGATGCGACTTCTATCTGTTGGTACATGCTGATATGCAGCGTACTGAAATTAACGGAATTTTTCAGATACCGCAGTCTGCCTTCTATCGATTCTATATCCGACCGTATATCCTGTAGCTCATTTTGAATATCGAGGATATCTTTTATTGTTTTTGCTTGGTTGAGCAGCCGCAGGTATCCTTGTTCCGTTTCTTTTTTGACGGCAAGGCGTGCGGTACTATCGATAAACTCTTCCGTTACATCCTGTACGGTAATGGATTTTTCATCAATTTTTTTAACGCCGCCGGAAAGCTCCGTTACGAATACATCAAAATGAGCCTTAGGTATTCTGACCGTCATATTCTGATATATTCGCGAAGAGCTTGCGCGCTCATCTTCTTGACTGATATATGCGCCGTATTTTTGTACGAGCGATTCGATGTGCTGACGGGTTTCCGCTATATCGTGCGTTTCAAAATTGATCGAGCCTTCTTTTATCAGCTGCCGTTCGAGCATTGCAGCGGTATTTGCAGTCTCTGTGTCGTCTAAGGGACGCTGCATATCGGCGGTATCTACATCAGTAGTGGTTGCATCTTTTGCGTATGCCGCATTTTTTACCGCTCCTGCGGGATGTTCAGCCTCGGCATATACCTGTCTATTTGAAACAGAAGCGCTTTTTTTAGCACATGAACTGAAGACAACCGTTCCTGAAAAGATAATAAAAAAAGATAGAAAAATACAATGACGATTCATATAATGGTACTCCTTACA
Encoded proteins:
- a CDS encoding DUF4349 domain-containing protein, translating into MNRHCIFLSFFIIFSGTVVFSSCAKKSASVSNRQVYAEAEHPAGAVKNAAYAKDATTTDVDTADMQRPLDDTETANTAAMLERQLIKEGSINFETHDIAETRQHIESLVQKYGAYISQEDERASSSRIYQNMTVRIPKAHFDVFVTELSGGVKKIDEKSITVQDVTEEFIDSTARLAVKKETEQGYLRLLNQAKTIKDILDIQNELQDIRSDIESIEGRLRYLKNSVNFSTLHISMYQQIEVASETGSLFMPVWDAIKGGVQAFAAVCIALLYGWVFIALGIAAMLIILRLRKRRRKAG
- a CDS encoding sister chromatid cohesion protein PDS5 → MTDKAILKELSVITKDKVHWNTAIDDVAAKLGEQYSADVQAKALWLLGEMGLQYPLSVQPYIEQIAGYLKDGNPKLRERSVNALGRIGRANKDLILPYFDTMMNMRSDTAGAVRLAFVWACENIATNAPELFCDTLDLFYELISDKGERVRIEAPEMFRVMGKRLPHSVELYLEKLEWFAQHDPHPVVRIHSSGAIRITKKALEESKHAADE
- a CDS encoding S66 peptidase family protein; the encoded protein is MTVKKIAIISLSRGLLGEPFIKHEEELGFRRLRSYGIEVVTTANACKGINFLQSHPEARAQDLLDAFSNPSIDMILCAIGGEDTYKLLPYLFEHGELRKAVQHSKKIFLGFSDTTMNHFMLHNVGVNTFYGQSFVADICELEDEMLPYSKKYFEELITTGTIKEIRPSDMWYGERTEFDESQIGVKRMRHRNNGFELLQGESVFSGKILGGCIETMYDMFDNTRHSDSPALCRRYNLFPSLDDWKGKILLLESSENRTKPELYQKMLQALNTTGIFEVINGILVGKPIDESYYEDYKNLLISEINKPNLPIVYNVNIGHAAPRCIIPLGVEATVDADEQVIRFA